Genomic window (Nilaparvata lugens isolate BPH unplaced genomic scaffold, ASM1435652v1 scaffold5766, whole genome shotgun sequence):
ctacatctttgtgagtaatgagagaattgaacaaatactttctgcattaattaaatttattacctataataaattaacttattacacatggatgagtggatgaataaccctataataatttgaaattaaaaatggtttttgaattcagtattttttttatttctacaatttattcttgtttattatttcatttattttataataattcctgttatattcaatataaacaattttcatagatagagaatagctacagtatcttatattcactttctagaaaatcacatgaaaatacatgtgaaacaattgtggaaaatgcacattgtagtgggttctagcacatacaatattattagattacaaACTCTACCTCTTCTTTGGTTCTGACCTTCTTATTGTGaacaactttttttgaaaattgcagctttgaatgctttattgaaaaacgatgatACGTATCAAAAAAGTATTTCAGCTGTTGTTTTTTCCAAAgactaaattaaaataatgtgtCATTTAGTGTGATGATCTCTTTCTTCGAGAAAGATTAGTTTAATTGAAATAGATGGAAACAATattaatcaaacttgaaaagctatgaatatacattgaaacaaatcctgaaacaagaaatctagcttattggaagaatagcttccaaaattactaatgaagctaacaataaaaatcaatgaaaaaaattccaagtcactttaaaaatcataaattgaatctatgaaGTGCATCAACAAATCAATTGCACTCAGCCTATCAGCttggaaaattatgtattatcaataaattcaatcgaAAGAAAATACTGCAATCATGCCTATTGGAAGAATCCTTACAGACATCGCAAGGAACGGAgaaccaaaaatttaaattctatcagccagttgtataaaagaaaatcaaaccATGAGATGACGTCTTTAATGGAGCCACACTGCAGCCACTTCCCTGTTCAGCTCTGTATGATGACGTCATCTTATGttaattaaattacattttcttttgtgcaacttgCCGTTTTTGTTGGAACTTGGAATTATGACATCCCTATTGTCTGTACAGGTAGATCggaattttctcttttattatattcggAACCTACAAGTTATGTATGGTAGCCATtgagcttattaattttttgtccAAAAAGATGTGGGGTCccaatttgagaataattttcaatatcatttatcatatcaattcgagtgatagctcattttactctagaacatggtatgccatagtggagtaggtcaatttccacacagaaaaaactaaacaagtagaatagaggacacattataaaatttttgtaactaactaggttttgtatgtaattattgtaatttattgtaatttatctaaatGTTGTGTAATTGatcttgtagttttttttttgggaaataaacattcattaaattatttgttcattttactcagctcttcaaggtgGGTTCAATGCATATCGGTTACCTGATTGAACCTTACCTAACCCTATCGCATGCCTTCGCCACGACCAACCTCACCAGACAtgtgtattttaatgaaatgattataaactCAACTTTTTGGAATGGGATTGCTCCAAAATACTTCAACAGTGTAATAAATAAGTCAACAgtgcaattcattaaaatatacataGCCTATCTGGTGAGGTTAGAGGTACTAGTGAGGTTTTGTCAGGCAACCGAAATATGCATTGAAACCGCCTTGAagctgagtaaaatgagctatcactcaatatgaaaggacaaatattaagaattctccaatttggagaaaaaatgaacaagatgacaaagaggagaagcagaagaaaaagaaaagttgggaaaaagtaggtgttatccaatgtacctacaaggtactggtatacaaaatacaaggtatacagagtacaaggtactggccacgaaaagatgcgcgttgacaaatccaaaccagctggtcggtgtgacgtcattggtgctctaaaagtatattcttcctatcttttcaatgttaaattgagcaactttgtaagtctttttctcaaaaagtacataactttccAGTACCATCGACATCCCCTACGATTAATACaagaatttatcttcaatttttttagaaattcaatacttttggacggctggatctttcagaatgatcgattttgtaagagcaatatttatcttcaattttttttagaaattcatcacctttgaactcctagatcttccagaattctcgataatgtaagggcataccggtttggagatagagaactctCATTAATTTGTTACTACGAGAAGGGATACtcgtagaatgaatgaatagattttatttgtcaacatttgaaaagatgaatggcttcaaaggttttctactggaggttttctattcaaagttttaataccccaacaattataaagttgaaaaaaggtactgaatgtagcctatttctcctagtaatactttgagtgataatatagacttatacttcttcaatcactgtttttatcagcataggcttggcttgaatactttatagttatttcgagctttctcgttatttattacgttgtacacattcgagctgtttcctttgttcattgtgatattcttctgcaaactcaaccaatatctatcatttcaaaattgattctaataccaatctcaatgcagaagacatataaaggaaaagctaatattaattagataaaagtaaaatcaaGAGCGGTTGCAGAGAATAACGGTGTTAGTGCAGGGTATTCCATCAGTGATTTGAAAGGAGAATGTGGATGATCAACGGATGAAGAGATAAGCGCACCACTTTCCTCccatatgatattatattatgatatttgatgatttcgtttgttattaccaatcaattggattgatcacaattaaattccaatttaattttcgataaagaactttattggtttcaaaattatttacactcagtgaccaaggcacaatctagtaacataatttttatcacatatacatcactcacactctatgtggtagaaagccccaatatatggaacaaaaggaagtatggggtgatagtataacactcacattcatgaatgcattataaactgaataatttgctatttgaaaaaatatcttaaaatatgcccaactatattatctttcggtataggaaaataatgtggagattgaaaataattgaatttaccacgcacattatcctgttttaagtttatgagagttcatttctagaattgaaatgccctccgagttgattaaagagattttcatcctttctattctttcaaacaggaattcaaccgatcacttgccttatagaattatcaagtttattagaaggaatatattgtaggatacttatagtatgaaCTCATATTCATACGcatacttttcaatgtatgattcattttcattaattcattattattgaataatgaagagTTGATTTCccctttcacaaataaataaagaatgagagttctacaataagtaccaattgagaattcctcttacaaataattaaattagaaaatgtgtttcagaatacgagatcaagtattcaatacaattattgagaattcctcacgcgcaatccatgctttaatataatattcgcccttatattttttgttatagttttcaattagaaagattcaaccagaaaactatttcctcatcaagtatgtgaaagccataaatttcctgaaaaaagagTTCCTCCCAAGGGATTAGGCAAGAAGctctattgattctacatatgatatacagtacacagacaagataaaggattgtgaaagaaataatagtacaatcaatgtttcatgttcttaataccttttcaatgatcgatttatcgaattcatcagcattgagtaattgaattacaaaagagccaggaaaagcatgttaattttcaataagagagcaacaggtattcgatgtaggctcttacaaaatcaatcattctgaaagatccagtcgtccaaaagtattgaatttctaaaaaaaattaaagatgaatattgtatgagtcgtaggagatgtcgatgggacttgaaagttatttactttttgagaaaaagacttacaaagctgctaaatttaacattggaaatataggaagaatagatatttagagtaccaatgatgtcacactgatcatccgactctgatcattaaaagatcgagatgcacgtggccagtaccttgtattccAAGTAACTTGGTGTTATCTACAGCTTCCACTTTTATagagagataaaatgaatgCATATCGTTTGAACTTGCCGGTTCAAGTTCAACTACCCAATAGCGTTGTAGCGTTGTTACGCgggaaaagttatccaattcagTTCCTTGGCGGGCGACAGCTGAACGATGCGcgacttttgaaaatttctgccTAGCGTCAcaactctcataataattatgttttttcggcttaggaaggtgaaggagtcatgggaaaattctacaaaaagtcGTCAacgtttttttcatatatttgagattcttctaaatttttaaatcaatctgtccaaatttaacaaagttataagcattttcaaatgtgatgctggttaagaataaaaatagagtaataTCCGTATTCCCTACCAGACATTCAGCTGAactttgagttctcattttattctatggaaaaatgaatgcatttttagcatttctgagcttggaatcatatttttcaatgtttcttcatatctttatccaatcaggtacaatttatataatatacagtgatgcagtaattaagatttctattacataaatacatgcattacatatataaattaatagatatatacattatataaattacatacTTGAGTATATTCTTACCATTGAACAGACCAACacgaattgtagagatttaaacAAAAGACCCACCTTGTGTTGAGGAATGAACCTACACTTCTATGGATGAATACTTcgtatacaaatcaattaatatcagataatttgataatattctagagattggagttagactcactaatattctatatggaataattgtcatacttggaagatgttggagtacattgctcattataatgtaaatgtagtaacagtttgtagcattcgatgttttaatgattccagtagtccttcattattgtactttcttgtgtatgtcactgcaataaactgaatttattgatacacgaaataattctaaaatcaatataacaataggcagtgttcggtaaagatggtattgtgattaaaattcattcaaagaccTGGCATGCTGCCCAAaagtcttcattcagttttaacaatcgaaaccttgatattattccagcaaataagtttgaatttcatggccattccccaattttattcagatgttcatacctTAAGATTAGTGTGGTTGATTTCTGATGAGAaagtcaaaaacattttttttaatttccaataattgatagatACCCTAAAGTCAAATTCTTTCATATTAACAGCccattttttatattctcaagAGAAGGGATGTTTAAAACCTTTATGGTCGCTCACATCATTAGCATCCACCGACCTTGCCACCCACTGAAGCTTGCAGCTCCTGAACACATGCATTGTATCCCCAAAAATTCCCTTATGTAATGCTTTTTGTCTGTcatcttgaacttgaaaaatttcatttcatgaaaACTGTACTTGTTCTATAGTTGTTATTGTCTCTCTaagggccatttgcacagtgacagtttaaacgaaaattccatctcaaactggattaaatccatatcaagtcttgtttgttataatgtgttacattttgagtttaagccaccagctgattaaattcagtttaagctttgactgtgcaaatggctcttaattcggtaattccctttcaactgatacagctcattggggttttcagggtaatctcctagatttctacatttattgagcatgcttgacttattatgcaacctcaaataaataataaatcaactttattaatcaactttaaatgcataaaaaacggtgcttgtacaattttttttcctTTACATATTCTGACAACATGAAAATCTTAGTCTATTGACAATACTCTACAAAATGTTTTGAGATATGTGCAATACAAGTTCACGGAGCCGGTCGCTGGTTGATTCAAACAAATCtcgaatcattattacaaagacGAAGTATGGCAACATTTGATGGACCTTCATGAggagtgaaatttatttactatatatgagaattggcaacacagctcagcggaccaaacataggagcacatttcacgcagcaattataatattgaaggacCTTCTTGAGgagtaaaatttgcatgcaactCCAATGTTGGCGCCAAATCACTCAAGACCCACATAGGAGTAGATTTTATATAGCAGAATTATATAAGCACTTTGGAGGTTAGAAAGGAccatcatgaggtgaataacttCACAAGGATCTAgattaattatggatgaatatatcataaattgagtggaatataacCATTCAGCAAGTCAAGTTCTTCAGTATAACATGATAGTTTCATTTTGTGACtatctgatcaaatttaaaatgggGGGTCCCGGGGAACTACataagagttgaaattttactggacCCACAACAGGCACAAaacgtaaatatatatatatatatatatatatatataatatatatatatatatatatatataatatatatatataaatatttcatgtgaCTATTGTATATTACAGTATTTACTTATGTATTATGATATGTGTTAAGAGCCTCCTTTAGGTTGCTCTTTTGACTTATCCTCAGTCTGATTATTCGGATGTTTGGGAtgcaatgaaaataataataataatatccagGTTTCTGATAGGAGAGGtagaaaattaaataatttatcactgTAGCCTATAGATAAAAGTTTGTTGAGTCCTAAAAGTTTGTCCTATTTCTTGTTCTATATGAGTGATGTGAACCCAAATCatcatataaattaatattctattttatgtACAGTAGGATCTGGAAAATGAATAGTGCAGGTACCGTCATCACAAAAAGATGAACAAACCCCTCTCTACAATAAGCTCGGGAAGGGAGACCACAAATCAGTCTGATACATGTTTTTTGCATTCTCAGTAGCCTTACACTAGAGGACTTATTATGACCCCAGGGCTGAGAActcgacaaactgaaaacttgataaactgttAATTTGACAAAGTAAAACCTTGATGTAATAAAAACATGacttattgaaaacttgacagaaTGAGAACTCTGATACTGAGATCTCGACGAAACTaattaaaactgaaaacttgacaagcCTTCTGCCAACTTGAAGGAATGAGATCTTGGTAAACTGAGACGAATTCATAACTTATCAAGAGTGCGGGTCATCTACCGCCATATTGGATTGAATGTCCCATAAGATCAATTTTATCTTTTGGAACGTTTttattacatatatatatatacatatttgcGTTATATTTAGCGTCGTTATTTATGGACGGAAATTCATGTATTATACATCATTGGAAACAGAATAAAATTCTTCAAAGCAtgtatttgttactttttttTACTACTTCCTataattaaatcaaaaataaacttttcagaGTTTAAAATTTTTTCTAGGGTTTTGGaaggaatatttgaaatttgaaaaaacacatgccTTGCTCAATTAAATTCTTTATCCAAtgcaatttttttcaacaagatcCGATGTAAACTGTAGACGTGAGAGATTCCAAAAGTAATGCATGACTTGTCTGAAAGGACCACTGAGTGTGACGGTTGGTTTGTCGTAGTAGTTCAGCAGACTGCCGTAAGATAGTAGCACGCGCGGTCGCTTGCTCACTCTCATTTTGGAGGGAACTCAAATTTCACATAATGTTAAATCTGAATATTTCTTGTGGGTTATGTTTGGTTGTTCACTCTAGTCTTCTGCTGCGTCCACGAGTGAAGTGATTTACAGTTCCTTACAATAATAGTTGCtcaattggaagaaaattataGGAAGTTGAAGCTGTTTTGTTTATCTATTTGTTGAATTACCCATAGTTTGTCTTTGTTGAATCTTTAGTGTTTAAACTTTGTTTAGTTTTATTGTTCAGCAGTGTGttcttatttttttgaatttaagtgCAGTTTGTAATAATGGGGAACAAAAAACGCCTGTTACGTGAAAAGCCTAAAAATAAGGGTGGTGAAAGGTTGCGTGAGTGGAGAAAGCAGAAAGAGGTAGGCATTACGGAAGATGCAAgcaaaaaaagaaatattgatgATGTTGAGGTGATGAGCTGTGGGGAAGAAGATGATATTATGTTCCAAAATGTACCAAATCTGATGATTGAGAATTCTAAGCCTACATCTCTTTCTGCCGACTTTAAAATTAGTGGTCGCAGAATAGTAGACATTGCTTtctgattgaacaatttgtcGAATTGAGCGGGCATGCGCCTCAATTCGGCTGTTCATTTGTCAACATGAAATTGACTAGTGAAATAAAAAGAGGGTTGAAAAGTGGGCTAACGTTCACTTGCAACATGTACCATATGGTAAAAACAATATGGACTGAACCTGAACCTCAGGAAACATCTATGGACATAAACTCTGCAGCCGTTGCTGGTTCCATCACCAATGGTGGAGGATTTCTCGCCTTGCAGAGATTACTCTCTTCGATGAATATTCACGCcatgaataaaaaaacataCGAGAAACATGAAGCTCTCATTTCACAAGATTTGGGAGGAAACAGCAATTGAAGAAATGAGGAAGGCTGCTGAAGAAGAAATTCGATTAGCTAAAGAGCGAGGTGACGTAAACAATGAAGGAGTGCCGTTGTTGACTGTTGTTGCTGACGGAAGCTGGGCCAAGAGATCATACAGGAGGAACTATAACTCCCTATCTGGAATGGTAAGTTTCAAtactaataaattttatatagctTGTGAAATAATAGGCTTATCAAAATAGTTCATAGGTGTCTCTAGACAATATTTTTTGGGGGACTAATAGCTATCATTATATTAGTGAAACCAAGCAttacttttaataattattggtatgggtgaagttgatatttttaataattgtatCATGATTTTTCATCTAATGACCTAACAATAGTTATTGAGTAGATTTAAGATATCTGTCCTCATCAACATATTCCAtaaggctgggcgtacaccggttagtcaagacaagactagacacgtttagtcacaatacttcacattgttgcttatgacacaactcacactgattagtcattgcaattagacatgtcttcataagcaactatgtgaagtattgtgactaaacgtgattagtattgtcttgactaactggtgtgcgcctagcctaatacAGAAATATAGAGCAGGGTAGGAGTAAAATGAATTTCTAgtaaatatcaaataatatattcatctcACATGAAAGGATGATTATATTAGATGTGGAAATGGAAATTCTACGTGTTTggaaaacattcaaatatttctgTTGAAATCCGtaaaatgtttgaaatattatgatTTGCATTTCggatttattatcataaatattatttatttcaggcAGCGATAGTTGGATACCACACAAGACAGGTTCTGTACTTTGgcgtgaaaaataaatattgtttaacCTGTACACGCAAGCCTGGAGACACACATCACAAGTGCTTCAAGAACTGGAATGGTAGCTCATCTAGCATGGAAGCTGCTACCATCGTAGAAGGCTTCTTGGCAAGTGAAGAAATGTACAATGTGCAATATGcaaggtaataataataatgtaaataaaattttataatgaataagaaCCCTAGAATATCTACTATCTtacaattattaatcatatcaattattgaaaacatcAATCCCAACTTGAATAATGCAGTGCGCTGAGGTTAGTGACTAGGTACCATAACTGTATATAATTGGTTTTCAAATAGCCTCAGTCCTTATAGACTTGATATAAAACCTATGTATAAATTGTTATAACCTAtgcatatattttataaattgttttattcaatattgagatgaaattttaaatttaacgCAATTAAAAAACGTTTTCAGAATGATTGCTGATGGAGACAGCAGTGTCTACAATAGCATTGTTGAAGCTAGACCTTACCAAAATCTGACGGTAAAGAAAATTGAGTGCCGCAACCACATGCTGCGCAACTATTGTAACAAGTTGAAGGATGTTGTTACCACCAGTTTGCATAAGGATCTGTCCAAAGAGGATAGAGGACTACATTTGAAAATGCGTAGGGTACTAGGAGGTAAGTTTGTTAAGCATTGATAGTTTCTAATAAACCCCCTTTTTTATAGAAcattttgaatgttcaaatatgTTAAATAATCAaggtattttcatttattttagatttttcaatcaagaattcTTATGAAATAGACATCAACAActacttttataaaaatatgactAAGATAAGTGAATTGATAAACTTATTTTTGGCAGGTCGCATTATGAGGCTGCGGACAGCAGTCACAAAAGCTATCCAACATAGAAaagttgaagaaggagaaataaatgaaaaggcTGAAAAACTAAGGCTAGACATAGTGAACGGACCCAGTCATGTCTTTGGTGAGCATCTTCACTGCAAAAGTCGAGGATATTTTTGCAACGGTCCAAAAGAAAGTAAGCATACTCATTTTTTATATAGCAATagattacatttcaaaaaagtttttatattgtccTATTATTATTACCGTACCTACTCATAATAGTAGGACTTCATCTGAAACTTAGTTCATCTTAGTTTCATCTAAACTAACATTAATCATAACCTTGGTTATCAATACTTTTTCGAACATTGAAGAAAAGTGAATTGTACTTTCTTAAATAAATATGTCTAAGAATGGATGAATATTAAAAGTTATTTATATGGTACATATAAATGGCTAAATAGAGATTATATTgagttattataaaaatgttgaaatttgttACAGATGAAACTAATTATATTCCAGAGATGAAAGCAAGTGGAGTGTTATataaaatcatggaagctgtcaATGTTCTAGCTGACCATAGCAGCCACCTCATTTACGACGTTGATAGCAACATGGTCGAACACTACAACGCAGTTGTGGCGAGATTTACGGGAGGAAAAAGAATCAATTACATCCAAAAAGGCTCATACAGGATGGGATGCGCTGCTGCTGTGGTCAGCCACAACACCAACCAGCCGTTCTATAAGCTGCATAAAACCATGTACAAAAGCAGCCCTGGCCTTTACGCCAAACAATTTGAGGCCAGACATATGGCAAGCTTAGCGAAAAGGGCAGAGAGGAATAGATTGAAGCCCCGAATCAGACGTTGTTTGAATTTCACGTCCAAAGTGGGTGATAGCAATTATGGACCCATGGCGAAAAAACCCGATAGGAGGATGATCTGTACCAGAGAAAACTACAGGAACACATGCAGACTCTTCAGAAGACAATGCATGAAATTCAAGAAATCGAACAAAATACAAGAGGTGAGAGTTGATTCCATTTACTTCATTCATGCACATTTCGAGATAATAGATTCAAGGATAGACATAAAAAAACAAGTAGCTctgatttcaattcaataacaaatgctatcaattattatgaaaatgataattggTTCTGTAAATATAGTAGCCTGCATTCACTATAAGTAATTATTTCGTGCCTCTTCAAAGTTCAAAGCAAATTATTGTTTCCTCCATTCAAGGTCAAAGCAACAGTCAGGAATGGTTCGAAGAGAGAAGGACCTGACTAACGGCATCCACTTTGTGGTCATGTCAAGATTTTACCATCCAATGTTCCATCTATCACCTATGTTCCAAAAAATTTTTTGTCAACACATATTCAGTCGGCAAATATTATTCCAGTCAGTAAGTGGTAAACGAAAACGCTCAACGTCCGGAATCGTTGGTTGGTGAAAGAGTGACCCATCGCCATGAATCATGTCGTCGGTTTCTTCGCTACTCTGTAAGGGCAGGTATCAGATCACAGGGTACCACTGACACAGCGCCGACTACCGTCTCTGCACTGTAGGCACACACAAGGATTACATAGCTATAGGTACTATAACAGTGCCTACTATTCTTAAACGGGCACTACAGTGCTGCCGTCTGCCGTCCGCCGACTCCAGTACGAGTCTGGGCGCTGACAATATCTCTGGTTGCTGTTAGTTGCAATTTATGGCGGCGCTAAGAGTTGTAGCCCCAACGGCCGCAAACACATTTGCACGCATGATAATAATTGCGAAATGCGGCAACTTCACGTCCAATATGGGCCGATGATAGAATTCGCTTGCATCTCAACCTCCCCCAATAGCCACCCCTTTCTTCCCCACCCCTCATCGTCACCGACTCACCACCACACTCTGACCCATTTGTCCAACACTGTCACATCCAATTTATTCGGGACTACGTCTTCTGTGCTCTAATATGGCTGAAATTAATGAGTGCTATATGATATCATCCGACGTGAGATTTACGAGATTGCAGTATGGCGTAGAAGCGGATGAAATATCAATCCTTCAATACAGTGACATACTTTTCCCATTTCTGATCAATTAGCAAACGATCTCGAATTTATAAACTAAGTTTTTGAcgtttaaaaatatcaattccaTTATTTCAGGATATCAATCCTTGAATTCAGTAAAATCATGTGATTCATGGAAATGCTTTACCTTGAAGGATGTTTTATTCATTCcaagaatataaatttattggatttattCTTAGATTACTTGTCCCTAAACCCTTTATGGGcaagaataaaaattggaaATCGATATTCCACTGTAGAATGTACAGTTTATTGTttctgaataaatttaatttggtTGAGATAGTATAAATCCATTCTATTTGGAACTGTTTTGTTACCAGTCGCAGCACACAGTCGATATACGATTCTAAATTTGGAACTGTTTAGTTACTCATCATCAGCACACCATGACCAATGTCTGCTGGTAACGCAGATAAATTTCAAGGAATTAACCTTCTATTTTTTGCACTTaatattcaaatgaattattttacataatttattgttttgtattattttctgaGGCAATAGAATATTGATTTGACTTGATTATTAATacttaattattaattacttatatcggcggagttacaattaccgactttttaggttaaaatttgactttttggcgagctgcttacaatcagctgattagggagcgtaaagaaactcttctgcgcatgcgcgaatgatgagggagcgtaaagtaaatctactgcACATGCGCgaatggttagcgagcgaaaaagtagattctcctcagaaataagctgttttacgaggataattgagtatgtaaattctttttttacgc
Coding sequences:
- the LOC120356095 gene encoding uncharacterized protein LOC120356095, with amino-acid sequence MRKAAEEEIRLAKERGDVNNEGVPLLTVVADGSWAKRSYRRNYNSLSGMAAIVGYHTRQVLYFGVKNKYCLTCTRKPGDTHHKCFKNWNGSSSSMEAATIVEGFLASEEMYNVQYARMIADGDSSVYNSIVEARPYQNLTVKKIECRNHMLRNYCNKLKDVVTTSLHKDLSKEDRGLHLKMRRVLGGRIMRLRTAVTKAIQHRKVEEGEINEKAEKLRLDIVNGPSHVFGEHLHCKSRGYFCNGPKENETNYIPEMKASGVLYKIMEAVNVLADHSSHLIYDVDSNMVEHYNAVVARFTGGKRINYIQKGSYRMGCAAAVVSHNTNQPFYKLHKTMYKSSPGLYAKQFEARHMASLAKRAERNRLKPRIRRCLNFTSKVGDSNYGPMAKKPDRRMICTRENYRNTCRLFRRQCMKFKKSNKIQE